The following coding sequences lie in one Polyangiaceae bacterium genomic window:
- a CDS encoding MFS transporter, with the protein MLLGVELLDELYSGVPSLGSADIQASFGTTYGTTAAALLLVPGLVALIVEPVLFVLADRYPRKGFVVGGLLAMGVAAMAAALATNVLALIAAVTLSFLGSGCGVALAQASLVDASPERSEQALARWALLGELGDLLAPVLLGALALCGLGWRASYVVVGALALFCALLLLRPAFPAAHADSGGEEAASSVMDALRTALRRKALVRWLAVAALCELLDEIVVVFAALYLRDELGAGPVARAIVIGVGIAGGLLGVAVTERLLTRVSALRLLEVSAVVCASSFVAWLFAPTLELSALCFFVVGATAAPMYPIVSARAYRALPGRSGTVNAVAHLFTPFTLGAPWLLGVVADAFDTRVASALLLIQPLGVLLVSVQERRARGRK; encoded by the coding sequence TTGCTGCTGGGTGTGGAGCTACTGGACGAGCTGTACAGCGGAGTTCCATCCCTTGGCTCTGCCGACATCCAGGCGAGCTTTGGTACCACCTACGGCACCACGGCGGCTGCCCTACTCCTCGTGCCAGGCCTGGTGGCGCTCATCGTCGAGCCGGTACTGTTCGTCCTGGCGGACCGCTACCCACGCAAAGGATTCGTCGTAGGCGGGCTGCTCGCCATGGGCGTGGCTGCGATGGCTGCGGCATTGGCGACGAACGTGTTGGCTCTGATCGCCGCCGTGACGCTTTCGTTCCTCGGCAGCGGATGCGGCGTGGCCCTCGCTCAGGCGAGTCTGGTGGACGCTTCCCCGGAGCGAAGCGAACAGGCGCTGGCACGCTGGGCGCTCTTGGGCGAGCTAGGTGACCTGCTGGCGCCCGTGCTGCTCGGAGCGCTCGCCCTTTGCGGCCTGGGTTGGCGTGCATCCTACGTCGTTGTCGGCGCCCTCGCGCTGTTCTGCGCACTGCTGCTGCTGCGTCCGGCCTTCCCCGCGGCCCACGCAGACTCGGGCGGTGAGGAAGCGGCGTCGAGCGTGATGGATGCGCTTCGAACCGCGCTGCGCCGCAAGGCCCTGGTGCGTTGGTTAGCGGTGGCCGCTCTCTGCGAGCTTCTCGATGAGATCGTGGTGGTGTTTGCGGCACTCTACTTGCGCGATGAACTCGGCGCCGGACCCGTCGCGCGCGCGATCGTGATCGGCGTCGGGATCGCAGGCGGGCTCCTGGGCGTCGCGGTCACCGAACGGCTATTGACGAGAGTATCTGCGTTGCGCTTGCTGGAAGTCAGCGCGGTCGTCTGCGCCTCGTCCTTCGTAGCCTGGCTGTTTGCGCCCACGCTGGAGCTCTCTGCGTTGTGCTTCTTCGTCGTGGGCGCGACGGCCGCACCCATGTACCCCATCGTGTCGGCGCGGGCGTACCGCGCCCTGCCTGGACGCTCTGGAACGGTCAACGCCGTCGCCCATCTGTTCACGCCTTTCACCCTGGGCGCTCCCTGGCTTCTCGGTGTGGTAGCCGACGCCTTCGATACTCGTGTCGCCTCGGCACTGCTGCTGATCCAGCCCTTGGGTGTCTTACTCGTGAGTGTTCAGGAGCGTCGTGCTCGCGGTCGCAAGTGA
- a CDS encoding ferritin-like domain-containing protein translates to MARRQLEFVIPRLSALLIAAGPASLTGCGCPTTDYRYDRTARLDPNNTHVAVQEAIAASIGEELSMARVCLPLCGASNTGTETLNVIACERGELEGDPAVICHMSGHDDCGGVGRRPPGLCDDTMIASDPCAAYLARATALEGASVHAFLLLAEELAVHGAPVELVDWARRAAIDELEHTRVMAALTRRYGGQPVAPRVRADALVPRAALEMALDNAVEGCVHETLGALVAAHQACHAADSQVRHALAHIARDEANHALLSWRISEWFEGRASVAERRKVSAARRSALRAAAKRPQPTSLRLRRELGLPGVAERRALAMRLRDSVDA, encoded by the coding sequence GTGGCGCGCCGGCAGCTGGAGTTCGTGATCCCTCGACTGAGCGCTCTGCTCATCGCGGCGGGCCCCGCGTCGTTGACAGGCTGCGGCTGTCCCACCACGGATTACCGCTACGACCGCACGGCTCGCCTCGATCCCAACAATACGCATGTGGCTGTCCAGGAGGCGATCGCCGCGTCCATCGGCGAAGAGTTGAGCATGGCACGCGTCTGCCTCCCATTGTGCGGAGCCTCGAATACCGGCACCGAGACGCTGAACGTCATTGCCTGCGAGCGAGGGGAGCTGGAGGGCGATCCGGCCGTCATTTGCCACATGTCGGGCCACGACGATTGTGGGGGTGTAGGACGGCGGCCGCCGGGACTCTGCGATGACACCATGATCGCCTCGGACCCGTGCGCAGCCTACCTTGCACGCGCTACCGCCCTGGAAGGAGCCTCCGTGCATGCGTTCTTGCTGCTCGCCGAGGAGCTGGCCGTCCATGGTGCACCCGTTGAACTGGTGGACTGGGCGAGACGCGCCGCGATCGACGAGCTCGAGCACACCCGGGTCATGGCCGCACTGACTCGTCGCTACGGCGGGCAGCCGGTAGCCCCGCGCGTGCGCGCCGATGCTTTGGTTCCTCGTGCCGCTCTGGAAATGGCGCTCGACAACGCCGTGGAGGGCTGCGTTCACGAGACGCTGGGGGCCCTGGTGGCGGCGCATCAAGCGTGTCATGCCGCTGATTCGCAGGTGCGCCACGCGCTCGCGCACATCGCGCGCGACGAGGCCAATCACGCGCTGCTCTCGTGGCGCATCAGCGAGTGGTTCGAAGGCCGCGCCTCGGTGGCCGAGCGCCGCAAGGTGAGCGCCGCGCGTCGATCCGCCCTGCGCGCAGCCGCGAAGCGCCCGCAGCCAACGTCGCTGCGGCTGCGTCGGGAGCTGGGATTGCCCGGCGTGGCGGAGCGTCGTGCCCTGGCGATGCGGCTGCGGGATTCGGTGGACGCTTGA
- a CDS encoding META domain-containing protein yields MMTTVRSGVALAMMASACSGPADGNGRAGLAASLEPRTFVSESVEGWTLVSGTEVRISFVAGELRASAGCNSISGPYSLEGDRLSLPGYGVTGMGCDPARHAQDERLRELLSAKPVLELSEPRLTMTSASSKLVLLDREVAHPDRPLVGTLWKGDAIIDGGSVSGGFGMAFSIEFGADGQVTVDSGCEVGDGQYSVDGATIAFSSLTYQGAPCTEPSVQTVANKVMAVLDGGPVSHDIEEVTLRITKGDRGLMFRAAN; encoded by the coding sequence ATGATGACGACAGTTCGGAGTGGTGTGGCCTTGGCCATGATGGCGAGCGCCTGTAGTGGCCCCGCCGATGGGAACGGGCGGGCTGGACTTGCTGCTTCGCTGGAGCCCAGGACCTTTGTTTCCGAGAGCGTGGAAGGTTGGACGCTGGTCAGCGGAACGGAAGTTCGGATCAGCTTCGTGGCCGGGGAGCTGAGGGCGAGTGCGGGATGCAACTCGATCAGCGGTCCCTACAGCCTCGAGGGCGACCGACTGAGCCTGCCAGGGTATGGCGTTACGGGCATGGGCTGTGATCCCGCGCGACATGCGCAAGACGAGCGGCTGCGGGAACTGCTGAGCGCAAAGCCTGTGCTGGAACTGTCCGAGCCCCGGCTGACGATGACCTCGGCGAGTTCGAAGCTCGTTTTGCTCGACCGGGAGGTAGCCCACCCGGATCGCCCGTTGGTCGGGACGCTGTGGAAGGGTGACGCAATCATCGACGGAGGCAGTGTCTCTGGCGGGTTTGGAATGGCGTTCAGCATCGAGTTCGGCGCTGATGGACAAGTGACGGTCGACAGTGGATGCGAGGTTGGTGACGGCCAATACAGCGTCGACGGCGCCACAATCGCTTTTTCCAGTCTCACCTATCAAGGCGCGCCGTGCACAGAACCCTCGGTCCAGACCGTCGCCAACAAGGTGATGGCCGTGCTCGACGGCGGCCCGGTCAGCCACGACATCGAGGAAGTAACGCTCCGCATCACCAAGGGTGATCGCGGTCTGATGTTCAGAGCCGCGAACTGA